In bacterium, a genomic segment contains:
- a CDS encoding ATP-binding protein, translating to MERVALPREVTAPRRARHYLAPRLSGLGMPPRAAAELLVAVGEAVTNAVLYGGSAARAAVSQDNPIASGNPALSAPQPDARTTESDAIMLELVARGDRVAVAVTSSGTRWRVPAPRLPADPLSSGGRGLYLMREFTDAVRINQNRRGTTVYLIRRLRPDGASDARRPERRAATSPGRRRAG from the coding sequence ATGGAGCGCGTTGCGTTGCCGAGAGAGGTGACCGCGCCGCGCCGGGCGCGGCATTATCTGGCGCCACGGCTCTCTGGCCTCGGCATGCCTCCGCGGGCGGCTGCGGAACTCCTCGTCGCCGTCGGTGAAGCCGTCACAAACGCCGTCCTCTACGGCGGCTCGGCCGCCCGCGCCGCGGTATCGCAAGACAATCCGATCGCCTCCGGCAACCCCGCGCTGTCCGCCCCGCAACCGGATGCGCGCACCACCGAAAGCGACGCCATCATGCTCGAGCTCGTCGCGCGCGGCGATCGTGTCGCCGTGGCCGTCACCAGCTCCGGGACCCGCTGGCGCGTGCCCGCGCCGCGACTTCCGGCCGACCCACTCTCTTCGGGCGGCCGCGGACTCTACCTAATGCGGGAATTCACCGATGCGGTCCGGATCAATCAGAACCGGCGGGGCACCACCGTCTATCTGATCAGGCGCCTGCGGCCGGACGGCGCGTCAGACGCGAGGCGGCCGGAGCGTCGAGCAGCCACGTCACCCGGCCGTCGACGGGCCGGATAA